A single genomic interval of Lathyrus oleraceus cultivar Zhongwan6 chromosome 7, CAAS_Psat_ZW6_1.0, whole genome shotgun sequence harbors:
- the LOC127107238 gene encoding cellulose synthase-like protein D3 → MNSKSLKISRSSLSSTSDASEANKPPLPPTVTFGRRTSSGRYISYSRDDLDSELGSHDFMNYTVHLPPTPDNQPMDSTISQKVEEQYVSSSLFTGGFNSITRAHLMDKVTESEVNHPQMAGAKGSSCGVPGCDSKVMSDERGVDILPCECDYKICRDCYIDAVKTGDGMCPGCKEPYKNTELDEVAVDDGRPLPLPPPGGVSKMERRLSLMKSTKSALMRSQTGDFDHNRWLFETKGTYGYGNAIWPKEGDFGNGKDDVSEPTELMSRPWRPLTRKLKIPAAVLSPYRLIIFIRMAALVLFLHWRITHKNTDAIWLWGMSIVCEIWFAFSWLLDQLPKLCPVNRSTDLNVLREKFELPSPENPTGKSDLPGIDVFVSTADPEKEPPLVTANTILSILAADYPVEKLSCYVSDDGGALLTFEAMAEAASFANVWVPFCRKHDIEPRNPESYFSLKRDPYKNKVKPDFVKDRRRLKREYDEFKVRINGLPESIRRRSDAFHAREEIKAMKVQRQNRGDEPVEPIKIPKATWMADGSHWPGTWLNTSSEHSKGDHAGIIQVMLKPPSDEPLIGNADDAKLIDLTDVDIRLPLLVYVSREKRPGYDHNKKAGAMNALVRASAIMSNGPFILNLDCDHYIYNSKAMREGMCFMMDRGGDRLCYVQFPQRFEGIDPSDRYANHNTVFFDVNMRALDGLQGPVYVGTGCLFRRVALYGFDPPRAKEDHATFCSCCFGRNKKKHANTSEENRALKMGDSDDEEMNLSSFPKKFGNSSFLIDSIPVAEFQGRPLADHPAVKNGRRPGALTIPRELLDASTVAEAISVISCWYEDKTEWGQRVGWIYGSVTEDVVTGYRMHNRGWKSVYCVTKRDAFRGTAPINLTDRLHQVLRWATGSVEIFFSRNNAIMASTRMKFLQRIAYLNVGIYPFTSFFLIVYCFLPALSLFSGQFIVQNLNVTFLAYLLAITVTLCILAVLEIKWSGIELEEWWRNEQFWLIGGTSAHLAAVLQGLLKVVAGIEISFTLTSKSGGDDVDDEFADLYIVKWSSLMIPPITIMMVNLIAIAVGVSRTIYSTIPQWSRLLGGVFFSFWVLAHLYPFAKGLMGRRGKTPTIVFVWSGLIAIIISLLWVAINPPAGTDQIGGSFQFP, encoded by the exons ATGAATTCGAAATCGTTGAAAATAAGCAGATCGTCTCTGTCGTCAACTTCTGATGCATCTGAAGCAAACAAGCCTCCTTTACCTCCGACTGTAACATTTGGTCGAAGAACTTCCTCGGGTCGATACATCAGTTACTCCAGAGATGATCTTGACAGTGAGCTAGGAAGTCACGACTTCATGAATTATACAGTGCATTTACCACCGACTCCTGATAACCAACCTATGGATTCGACGATCTCGCAGAAAGTTGAGGAGCAGTATGTGTCGAGTTCTCTCTTCACGGGAGGATTCAACAGTATTACTCGAGCTCATCTAATGGATAAAGTGACTGAATCTGAAGTGAACCATCCGCAGATGGCTGGTGCGAAAGGGTCTTCATGTGGTGTTCCTGGTTGTGATTCTAAGGTGATGAGTGATGAGCGTGGTGTGGATATTCTTCCTTGTGAGTGTGATTATAAGATATGTAGAGATTGCTATATAGATGCAGTGAAAACAGGAGACGGAATGTGTCCGGGTTGCAAAGAACCTTATAAGAACACAGAACTCGATGAAGTGGCTGTGGATGATGGAAGGCCACTTCCACTTCCTCCACCAGGCGGGGTGTCTAAAATGGAGAGGAGGTTGTCGTTAATGAAGTCGACAAAATCTGCGCTAATGAGAAGTCAAACTGGAGATTTCGATCACAATCGGTGGCTCTTTGAAACAAAGGGTACCTATGGTTATGGCAATGCTATCTGGCCAAAGGAAGGGGATTTTGGAAATGGAAAAGATGATGTTTCTGAGCCAACCGAGTTGATGAGCAGACCATGGAGGCCACTTACACGGAAATTGAAGATACCCGCTGCTGTTCTCAGCCCATATCG TCTCATCATATTTATTCGTATGGCGGCTCTTGTACTGTTCCTGCATTGGAGGATTACACACAAAAATACCGATGCAATCTGGTTATGGGGCATGTCTATAGTTTGTGAAATATGGTTTGCTTTCTCTTGGCTTCTTGATCAATTGCCCAAGCTATGCCCGGTAAATCGTTCTACAGATCTTAATGTTCTGAGGGAAAAATTTGAACTACCAAGTCCTGAGAATCCTACAGGAAAGTCTGATCTGCCAGGCATAGATGTCTTCGTCTCAACTGCTGATCCTGAGAAAGAACCGCCTCTTGTCACGGCCAACACCATCTTGTCTATTTTAGCTGCTGATTATCCAGTGGAGAAGCTTTCTTGCTATGTTTCTGATGATGGAGGTGCACTTTTAACTTTTGAGGCAATGGCTGAAGCTGCTAGCTTTGCTAATGTGTGGGTTCCGTTCTGCCGCAAGCATGATATAGAGCCTAGGAATCCAGAATCATACTTCAGCTTAAAGAGAGATCCTTACAAAAACAAAGTGAAACCTGATTTTGTGAAGGATCGTAGAAGGCTGAAGCGTGAGTATGATGAGTTTAAGGTCAGAATCAATGGTTTGCCCGAGTCTATCCGTCGCAGGTCAGATGCTTTTCATGCAAGAGAGGAAATCAAGGCCATGAAAGTTCAGAGACAAAACAGGGGTGATGAACCTGTTGAGCCTATAAAGATTCCAAAGGCAACATGGATGGCTGATGGATCTCATTGGCCTGGGACTTGGTTGAACACTTCATCTGAGCACTCAAAGGGTGACCATGCTGGCATCATTCAG GTGATGTTGAAACCTCCAAGTGATGAACCTCTTATTGGAAATGCGGATGATGCAAAGCTTATTGACTTGACCGATGTTGATATCCGTCTTCCCCTTCTTGTGTATGTTTCAAGAGAGAAACGGCCGGGTTATGATCACAACAAAAAAGCTGGAGCCATGAATGCATTGGTTAGAGCCTCGGCCATCATGTCCAATGGTCCTTTTATACTCAATCTTGACTGTGACCACTATATCTACAACTCCAAGGCAATGAGGGAAGGTATGTGCTTTATGATGGATCGTGGTGGTGATCGCCTCTGCTATGTCCAGTTCCCTCAAAGGTTTGAGGGGATTGATCCCTCCGATAGATATGCTAATCACAACACTGTCTTCTTTGATGTTAATATGAGAGCCCTCGATGGACTTCAAGGGCCTGTCTATGTCGGAACTGGTTGTCTGTTTAGAAGGGTCGCTCTTTACGGTTTTGACCCTCCACGTGCCAAAGAAGACCATGCAACTTTCTGTAGTTGTTGCTTTGGGCGTAATAAGAAGAAGCATGCCAACACCTCAGAAGAGAATCGGGCACTAAAGATGGGtgactctgatgatgaagagATGAATCTTTCATCCTTCCCTAAGAAATTTGGGAACTCAAGTTTCCTTATTGACTCAATTCCAGTGGCAGAGTTCCAAGGTAGGCCACTTGCTGATCACCCTGCTGTGAAAAATGGACGCCGTCCTGGCGCTCTCACCATACCGCGGGAGCTTCTCGATGCATCAACTGTGGCAGAAGCCATCAGTGTGATCTCATGTTGGTATGAGGACAAGACTGAATGGGGACAGCGTGTTGGATGGATCTACGGGTCGGTTACTGAGGATGTGGTCACTGGTTATAGGATGCATAATAGAGGATGGAAATCTGTTTACTGCGTGACCAAACGCGATGCCTTCCGCGGAACTGCTCCCATCAATCTCACTGATAGGCTGCATCAGGTTCTTAGATGGGCTACTGGCTCAGTTGAGATATTCTTCTCCAGAAACAATGCAATTATGGCCAGCACAAGAATGAAGTTTCTTCAAAGGATTGCATACCTTAATGTCGGAATCTATCCATTCACTTCATTTTTTCTTATCGTCTATTGCTTCCTCCCCGCACTCTCCCTCTTCTCAGGACAGTTCATCGTTCAAAACCTCAACGTCACTTTTCTTGCCTACCTCTTGGCTATCACCGTGACTCTCTGCATTCTTGCCGTGCTTGAGATTAAATGGTCAGGAATCGAGCTGGAAGAATGGTGGAGAAACGAGCAGTTTTGGTTGATCGGAGGAACCAGTGCCCATCTAGCAGCCGTTCTTCAAGGTTTACTGAAAGTCGTAGCAGGCATTGAAATCTCATTCACATTAACTTCAAAATCCGGCGGTGATGACGTGGACGACGAGTTCGCCGATCTTTATATCGTCAAATGGTCATCCCTTATGATACCGCCAATCACAATCATGATGGTAAACTTAATAGCAATAGCTGTCGGAGTTAGCAGAACCATATACAGTACCATACCGCAGTGGAGCCGTTTACTCGGCGGTGTTTTCTTCAGCTTCTGGGTATTGGCTCATCTCTACCCTTTCGCGAAAGGTTTGATGGGAAGAAGAGGGAAGACACCTACCATTGTTTTTGTATGGTCAGGTCTAATAGCAATCATAATATCACTCCTTTGGGTGGCTATCAATCCGCCAGCCGGAACCGACCAAATAGGAGGGTCCTTCCAGTTCCCATGA
- the LOC127103307 gene encoding uncharacterized protein LOC127103307, which yields MSDYRWYRDMFLSKLCLRSDGAADYWKERFISGLPRLFVEKVKINIKQNFNGTIPYQSLTIGELSNYVIEIGIQICTDYKLQNKIKNEKDSNRREMGSFCEQYGATPLRAPSNPKNKKPASKGRNNFHYHKKQFYKDKPEFYKKPYKKNYGKKPYRKYNNESKPKDKDVKCYKCGRFGHYANKCKVQEKINQLSNLDISEELKESLITTLNNILLNSEEEGSSTSEESSYEELHQIDNSEKSDDDSDECLGLDFCNCDNCNKVINVLTNNQVNTLIGILDKMENLESKNAFMRQIKNIIDENDISKKNIHKVEFKNVMDLFKKPVEKTVSVKDLQEEISNLKNEIRILKARDDEIEIKLLELQGNMIIQNQSNKNLASSRLTKNNEETIILNNEDGSTF from the exons ATGTCTGATTATAGGTGGTATAGAGATATGTTCTTATCTAAATTATGCCTTAGGTCGGATGGTGCGGCAGATTATTGGAAAGAAAGATTTATTAGTGGTTTACCTAGGTTATTTGTAGAAAAGGTAAAAATTAATATTAAGCAAAACTTTAATGGAACGATCCCCTATCAGTCATTAACCATTGGAGAATTATCTAATTATGTAATTGAAATTGGTATACAAATTTGTACAGATTATAAATTACAAAATAAGATTAAGAATGAAAAGGATAGTAATAGGCGTGAAATGGGATCATTTTGCGAGCAATATGGAGCTACTCCTTTGAGAGCTCCGAGTAACCCCAAGAATAAAAAACCTGCTAGTAAAGGAAGAAATAACTTCCATTATCATAAGAAGCAATTTTACAAAGACAAGCCAGAATTTTATAAAAAACCTTACAAGAAAAATTATGGTAAGAAACCTTACAGAAAATATAATAATGAATCTAAACCCAAGGATAAAGATGTTAAATGCTATAAGTGTGGTCGTTTTGGCCATTATGCTAATAAATGTAAGGTTCAAGAAAAAATTAATCAACTGAGTAACTTAGACATTTCAGAAGAGTTAAAAGAAAGTTTAATAACTACTTTAAATAACATCTTGTTAAACTCGGAGGAAGAAGGGTCGTCAACATCTGAAGAATCTTCTTACGAAGAATTACATCAAATTGACAATTCTGAAAAATCGGATGATGATTCTGATGAATGTTTAGGCCTAGATTTCTGTAATTGTGACAATTGCAACAAAGTAATTAATGTTTTAACAAATAATCAAGTTAATACTTTGATAGGAATATTAGACAAAATGGAAAATTTAGAAAGTAAGAATGCTTTCATGAgacaaattaaaaatattatagatgaaaatgatatttccaaaaAGAATATTCACAAAGTAGAATTTAAAAATGTTATGGATTTATTTAAGAAACCGGTTGAAAAAACTGTTTCTGTTAAAGATTTACAAGAAGAAATTAgtaatttaaaaaatgaaattagAATTCTAAAAGCCAGGGATGATGAGATAGAAATTAAACTTTTAGAGTTACAAGGAAACATGATTATTCAGAATCAATCCAATAAAAATTTAGCCTCATCTAGGTTAACCAAAAATAATGAGGAAACTATTATTCTGAATAATGAAGATGG GAGCACATTTTAA